TTTCAACAGCCGTTTTTCTTTATTGCTTTCTATCCCTACGGAAGTCCGGGAAAATAGCGCAGCTTAAGCACTTGAGCTACTTTGCTGTCGGCTTTTTGCTGTACTTCATTGGTAACATTTTGAACTACACAGTTCTACCAGTTATGAGTTTGGTTTCTGCTGGCGGCGGTCTGGACGGAGCAGATGTCGTCACAGATGTAATTTATTACTTACTAAATTTTGGAGCGGCGGTTTATTTCTTTATGGGCGCGCGTGCAGCATCGGAGCATGTTCGTGCATAACAAAGCGCTGCAGAGGGACGGCTAACCTTGTGCACCTTTTTGCGCGGTCGCTTCGCTCCCATTTTTGCGCAAAAATGCGCCCAAGGTTAGCCGCCCCTGAGCGCGGCGTTATAAGGCATAGAAAATGAAGCTGTTTGTAGCTGGAGGTGTCGTAACTTTTTTGCTGCTGGCGCTCTCTTTTGTATCGTTACTTTCAGCCTGTATGTGGGGCTGTCCAAACACAGGGATTCAGCTGTTTCTGAAGTTAAGTACGGCAGTACTTACGGTGTTGTTTTTGTATTTCATTTATAAAACCATCAGGTTTTGTAGGTATAAGAGTGGTCATGGCGCAAGCAAAAAAAGCTAGACCGTGCCACAGCCTTATAACCAGGCCAGGCAGTTTGCTCCGGCGCTGCGCGCCTCCGCGGGACGGCCTACGCAATGCGCTTCGCGCAAAAAACGCTACGGCCGCCCCTGCTGGCAACGTTAAGCATAAGGAAGAACAATGCAGAAATATTTTCCTCCAACACACCTGAAGCAAGAATTTCATTGTATTCACTGTGGAGTTTTTGCTGCGCAGCATTGGAGACATTTCACGTATTGCGTCCACGACCACTCTCCTATCCAAGTGCGGAATGATCTGTCGTTCTGTATTTGTGCTCATTGCAATGAGTGGTCATATTGGCATGAAGAGAAAATGATCGTTCCGGCGGAGTCTCCTGTTCCTCCAGCTCATCAAGATATGCCAAAAGAGTGTATCGAGGAGTACACAGAAGCAAGAGAAATAGTTGCTCGTTCTCCCCGTGCAGCTTCTGCATTGCTGCGCCTCGCAGTCCAAAAATTGTTGCCTGTACTCGGAGAGAGTGGAAAAAATATCAATAATGATATTGGCGCACTTGTGAAAAAGGGGCTTCCAGTCCAAGTGCAACAGGCCTTAGATTATTGCCGTGTAGTTGGGAACAATGCAGTACATCCAGGAGAAATTAATTTGAATGATACTCCAGATATCGCACACAATCTATTCAACATGATTAACTTTATTGTTGAAGATCGCATTTCAAGGCCTAAGCATGTCCAATCTCTTTATGAGAAACTTCCGGAAGGTGCAAGAAGTGCAATTGAAAGGAGGGATGAGGAAAGTGCTTAACAAGGCGCTGCTGAGGGACAGTTTACTTTATGCACCTTTGGGCGGCTCGCTGCGCTCGCATTCTTGCCCAAAGGTGCATAAAGTAAACTGCCCCAGAGCGCGACGTTATGTGCAGCAAGGAGAATCATTTGAGCTCATCAGAGAAGAGACCAGTATTAGTCTGGATAATATTTATATGGTTCGTAGTGACTGGGATATCTGGTCTTTATCAGTTGTACGCGCTTTATTCTGGAAATATAGAAATTCCTGAAGGTATGGAAAAGCCTGAGGGCCTGCTTTACTACTTCAATGGAATTTTTGGCGTAGTTCTTGCCGTTCTGGCTGCAACTCTGCTGTTTCTAAGAAAGTCAACATCACGCTGGTTGTTTCTAGCATTGTTTATATTCACTGTCGCATCAGGAGTTTTTACGCTTTTCACTCATAAGTTTCCAGAAAATCAATTTACCTTGATAAAGTACATTTCCGTAGTTACTTGGATAATTTACGGCCTTATTGTGTGGTATGTTTTCACGCTTGAGGAGAAGGGTTACTTCGTAGATAGAAGCACATAACAAACAGCGGCAGAGCGACAGCCAACGCTACGCACCTTTTGTGTTACTCGCTGGCGCTCAAACATTAACACAAAAGGAGCTCCGCGCTGGCTGCGCCTGCGCTGGGCGTTAGCCTTCAGTGATGGCTCTCCAAATAGAGATTTAAATGAAAATAATATATGTGCCAATTAGATTTGAGAGGGATTCTCTTTCAGACTTTTTTCATGAGCTAGATGCGTATCGAGATCACGAACAAGTATGTATAGATTTCACGCACTTAAAATTTTCCTACCCAACAGCTATGTTAGTGGCTGGCGCCAAGATTAGAGAGTGGGCAAAATATCGGCACGAGCAAGGGTACAAATCTAAAAAGAACGGGATTGATTCTTCCAGAAGAGTTATTTCTTACCTTATGCATCTTGGTTTTTTTGACTTTATTTACATGGGAGAGGGGAATTGTGTAGGTGAAGCTGGCGGAAGCAGTAATTACTTACCTATAACTCGAGTCACAAGGCCAGATTTTAATCCATTTGATAACTCGGTTTCTGATTGGTATGAAGGCATGCAGTACGAAGCGAACCGGCTCGCGAAAGTATTGTGTAATGGAAATGTCGAATCAATAGAAACATATGCATATGCAATAAGAGAAATAATCCGAAATGTGTTTGAGCACTCGCGTGCCGCTGAGTGCTACGTATGCGGGCAGCGCTGGTGGGGCGGCAAGGTCGAGATTGCAATTATTGATGAAGGTGTTGGAATATGCTCAACCTTAAAAGAATCCTATGACGTAAAAACAGATTCCGAAGCACTTCAGCTGGCTATTAAGCCTGGCGTTTCTAGAACGAGCGCAAATGCAGGTGGCAATGTTTTCGATAATTCAGGATTTGGTTTGTACGTACTCAGCGAAATTGGCGACAGGTTTGGCTGGTTTGCAATTGGGTCCGGCAGCTCAAGGCTGATTGGCAATAATGGAGAAAGAGTGCTAGAAGATTTTGTGTTCCCTGGAACGTTTATTGGTATTCAGGTTTTCAGTCGGATCAGAAATTTCCCAGGTGCTCTCTCTGAAATCATACGTGAAGGTGAGGAAATAGCCGGTATAAATGGCATATCAAATAAGGCTTCTGGCGCTTCCAAGATAATTAAGTTCTAATTCGGAGTATGGACCCAAGCAGGCTAACAAACACAAGCAGAGGGACGGCCAATGCTATGCACATTTTGCGCTGTCGCTTCGCTCCCAGCCTTGCACAAAATGTGCATAGCATTGTCCGCCCCTGTTGTGGGCGTTATAAGCCGAGAGCCGAAAACTGAACTCCTAGAGGAAATAATATGGATATATCATTCTCTGAAGCAAAAGGAATGTTTAGCACAGCGATTGATCTGATTAAAAAGGGATCACAAATGGAGGCCCAATCTCAGATCCAAAAATTGCAAGAACAATATCTAGAGCTGCACGCCGTTAACTTGGAAATAAAGCAAGAACTTTTTTCCCTTAGAGAAAAATTAGCTCAGCGCGATAATATGGTGTTTGAAGAGCCATTTTTCTACCTGCATTCTGATGGGGATAAAGTAGGTCCTTACTGTCCTAAATGCTGGCAAAAAGATGAAAAGAAGTGCCGGGTAGTGAAAACACCAGAAAGTTACGGTGGATCTGAACAGTGTCAAGTTTGCAATGCAACCTTCGGTAAAGGGAAGCCAGTTCCACGTCCCGAGCCAATCAAATACTAGTGCCAACAGCTTATAACAATCGCAGGCAGTATGCTCCGGCCCTTCGGGCCTCCGCGGGACGGCTTACCTTGTGCACATTTTGCGCGGGTCGCTTCGCTCCCATTTTCGCGCAAAACGCGCACAAGGTAAGCCGCCCCTGCTGCGGGCGTTAAGTGTCTAGTCGAGTATGGAAGATACAATCAAAGAAATAGGGATTGATGGGGAAGGAAGGTTGTATCTAAAGCCTGCTGTCGAAACCTTCCCTATGATCTATCGGGAAGCAATGGAGGTTCATTGGAGCAGTGAGCACGGTTACCTTTACGGCGGCGTTCCTCGAAAATGGAGCTACCTAGACTGGTATCATCAAATATTAAAAGCTGCGTTAGAGCAAAATTGTAAGCTTGTGGTTTCTAGCGATGTTGCGTGGGTAAATATTCCGGCGGAGCTGCAAGCACAAATAGTAAGTGAGCAAAGTGCCTGAAACACTTAACAATTCGCTCCAGTACGCCCAGGCTGACGCCTGGGCCGGACGTCTTACGCTATGCGCTTCGCGCATAAACAGCGTAAGCCGCCGCTGAGCTCGGCGTTAACTGTCGCCAGAAGGAGGCAATGTGTCAATAACAAACGAAAGTGTTAAAAATTATGACTTCCTTACAGGGATGTACCAGGATGACTATTTTCCAGATTTCTTGGTTGACAAAGTAAAAGCAATCCTTGTTGGTCTATGTGAGAAAATAGAGGCGCAAGCCCCTGTAAGTTCTGAAGAGTTATTCAAACTGACTCATGCTGCAACTGAGAGCATTAATGAGCTAGAAGAAGAGTTCGAAGAAAACGATAGTGAGCTAGAAACGGGAGCCAGAGAGGTTATGGCAGAAAATTTTGACTTTATAGTAAAAGCTTACGGCTTTGATCAAGTAGATATCGAAGATGTCATAGCACCCAGGGAATGGTAGTTTCACCTCACCACAGTTAACCAGGCAATGCAGCCGACGGTGATCTTCCCCCGCTTTAGCGGACACCAAAGTCAAACTGACGAGGTGTTTGATGCCGAAATGCAACAACCCCAAAAAAACCTGGAAGTATTCAAACGAATTCAAAGTAAAAGCAGTATTGCTCAGCTTAATTGACGGTGTTCGAGTAAAAGAGGTGGCCGCTACACTCGACATTCATCCGTTCATGCTGTCACGATGGCGAAAAGAGTATAGGGATGGAAAGATAGTGGCTGATAAAAGAAAGAAGTTGACCGGGGTAGTGTCCAAGCATGAGAAAGAGCTGTCGAAAGTAAAGCGCTTAGAAGCGGAGAATCGGAAGCTCAAACAGGAGGTCGATCTGCTAAAAAAGTGGCAACGGTTTCTTGCGGAGGAACATCAGCAAGGTATCGATTCATCCAGAGATTTGGACAAGAGCTAGGTATACGAAAAACATGTGAGTGGCTGGGCGTGTCACGCAGTGGCTACTATGACTGGGTGAAAAGGCCGCCATCAGGTAGAAAGTGCGAAGATGAAGACCTGAAAACACAGATTCAGCAAATATTTGATGAATCTGCAGGGCGCTATGGTAGTCCGCGAATCTGGAAAGCACTGCAGAACCAAGGTTATGAGGTTAGTCGTAAACGTGTAGCCCGTTTGATGCAGGAGATGGGGCTAATAGGTAGGGTAACTCGCGTAACACGAAGAGCGCCGGGTGTGAAGCGTTTCCTGGCTTCTGGCGACAATCTTCGATCGGACGGAGCAGTGCCAAGTAGCATGAACCAGGTTTGGGTTGCTGACGTAACGTATCTAAAAGTTAAGGGCCAATGGCATTACTTATCAGCCATCATGGATTTGCACTCTCGTCGAGTTGTCGGGTGGAGCTTAGATACGAAGAGAACAACCGAGCTTACTAGAAGAACGCTGGCAAATGCTGTAAGGAAAAGAGGTGCGCCACCAGGATTGATGCTGCATACAGATAGGGGCGTTGAGTACCGAGGGTCTGAATACCAAAAGGACCTGAAACGATACGGTATTCAGCATAGCTTGAGTCGGCCAGGTAAGTGTACTGACAATGCTCATATGGAGTCGTTCTTCCATAGCCTCAAAGCCGAGCTAATTCGAGGTACAATCTTCCACAAAGCGAGCGATTTAAAGTATGCTTTGGCTCGGTATATTAATGATTTCTATAACCGTAAGCGGCTGCATTCTGCGCTAGATTATCAATCTCCGATGGAATATGAGCGAATAGCAGCATGAAAAATGGTGTGTCCGTTTTATCGGGGCAAGATCATTTGCAGGTACAGATTTGACTAGAGTACTGTGGCAAAACATTTGGTACATCATTGGTGCCTCGCGAGGTCTGAAGCTCCATGAGATGTAAGCCTAACAATCGCAGGCACAGCGACGGCTTTTCCATTACGGCTACGCCTCCATTCCAAAGCTGCGCGTGCTGCGGGCGTTAGGGTCACATAAAAATAGTCACTGATAATCGGCTCCCCGAGTTCAAGAGGATCGGACAACTGCTCTATGGCATCAACTATGAGGTTTGGTTAAACCTATATGGTCCATTTGATCCTGATCTGGGTTTGGAGGAAGCCCTCAAAGTAGGAGTGTCGAAGGACGCGCAAGTGTCAGGTGTGGCGTCATCCTCTCCGCAAGAGGCCAGAACCGAAATAATGGATATGATTCTCTACGAAGGGGACATAGGCCATGGCCCGGAAAATATAGATGAAAAACGCGAAGAGTTAATTTCCTTGGTAGATAAAGTTCTCTCTGCTATCAATATTGAGGAAGCTGATTTGGTAGTAGGGTTCGGTTTTCGCCAGGGGCATCCTGCATATCCAGTATTTTGGGACTTTGCCTATGATGTTCACGCAAGCGGGCAACGCTGGATACTCGTTGGCTCCAGCAGTGATTAGCCCTAACAATTCGCTGTTGCCGGACAATTTTTCCACCGCTGCGCGGCTCCAAAATTGCCGCAAAGCTCTGCGTTAGGCTCTATCGATGAAAGTCTTAGTTTTTACGATTACATTACTCGTTTCTATCGCCTCGAATGCGACAACAACCATTTGGCGAGACTGTACCAAGAGACTTTATGCCTTCCCTTTTGGTTTAATCGAGAGTCAAGAAGTGGTAGAAATTTTGGATTACGAGTATGTTAAAAATTTTATGAGGCAGAAAAACCAAGCGCGAGAAGTTGCTATTCAAGAGCGCGGAGAGTTTCTTTTAAAGAAAGTCTCAATAGAAAACTTAAGTGAGCCTGAGTTGAAGCATCTCGCTGAAGCAGGTATGGAGTATGCGGATAAGACAAAAACTATTCAGGAAATGCCTTATTTTAGGAATATTGAGTCTGCAGATTCTGTAGTTTCTGGCCGTTCATATATTTTACTTTCAGAATTTATAGAAGCGGTAAAGAAGTTACTTCTGAAATTGGCTATCCTGCTGAATTAATGATCGCAAGCTTTACAACTTGTCAAATAGATCATCAACTTACATCTAAGATAGTTAGTCGAACTTTGCAAAAATTGCTAGAGCAGCGGGCGCATAGTGAAAAATAAGCCTAACAATTTGCTGCAGCCGACGTCTTACTTTATGCACTTTTTGCGCGGCCGCTACGCGTCCACTGTTGCGCAAAAAGTGCATAAAGTAAGCCGCCGCTGAGCAAGGCGTTATATTTTCTGGAGGGCAAGTGCGCAAAGAAAGCATTAATGATGATCTCAAGCTGTTAGCCTTTGAATTTTTCTATTGGTTCTCAAGATTCGAGTTTTCTTTAAAGGAGAACAAGATCTTAAAAAGCGAAGATATTGGTGCCAATGCAGAACCAGGGTGGGACCAATTTGTTAAAAGATTCAAGGGGAAGTTTGAACACAGCGCTGAGACTCAGAAACTATTGGATTTGAATCCTAAGCGGCAAAGAGTTTCCGCCAATTCAACCATAGAATGGAAGAGCGTTGGATTATCTGATTGCTCATCAGATTTATGCAAAACTGTTCGCTTGGTTAAAACAATAAGAAATAACTTATTTCATGGTGGCAAGCATGGTGCCGAAGGGTGGGATGATCCTATCAGAACTACTGAGCTACTTAGTACGGGTAAAGCTGTGCTAGATCAACTAGCAAGGTTAGGTGGCATAGAGGGTGACTACGCTCAGTGCTACTAAAAACATAACCAGGCCATGCTGACGGACGGCTTACGCAACGCGCTTCGCGCTAAAAACGCTCCAGCCGCCGCAGATGGCAACGTTATGGTGCCGGGCCGTAAAAATGGTTGTCTGTGCCAGCGTGTAACTTAGAGCGCTGTTTTGGCAGCCAGTATTCGGCTTCGCACGGTGATAAGATCAAGCAGTTTCGTTCCTAGTGCTTTCGTTTAAGTCCAAAGGAATCGCGGCAACTCCGCTGCAATAACGTGGAGTTCCAGTAAGAGAATAATTGGTTGGGGAAAGTTCAGAGTTCTTTCCTCGTTTTTAATGGGCTGCGGCACCGTAGCTGCCAGTAGGTGCCTCGGAGAGCGTCAGCCATAACCAAGCGCTGCAGCCGACATCTTACTTTGGGCACTTTGTTGCGCGGTCGCTACGCTCCCATTTTTGCACAAAAGGCGCATAGCGTTGTCCGCCCCTGAACTCGGCGTTATGTGGCGTAATCCATGATTGAAATAATTATTGTTCTTTTTATTGGCTTTGTGTTGATCTCTACGGTTAAAGGCTCTAAGAAAAATCACGATAAAATCAAGAACCTGTCAGCGTGGGATAGAGAGAAGTTGAAAGCGAAGGTTGCTGAGAACCCTAGAAGATATTTTGTGGTGGGTGGTTCATTTACCAATGTTCCTAGTTGGGTTTTCATGATAGTTATCCTGATTTTTGTAGTGGCATTGCTTTATGGTGCTTCGTCAACCACATAACAAACGCAAGCAGGATGACCCGGCCCTTCGGGCCTCCGCGGGACGCCCAACGCTATGCACATTTTGTGCGGTCGCTGCGCTCCCAGTTTCGCACAAAATGTGCATAGCATTGGTCGCCCCTGTTGCGGGCGTTATGCGTTTTAACCAAGGAAAATGAGATGAAAACAAAGTTTCTTTTAGTAATTGCGTCAGCTTATTTGACTGCTTGTTCCACTGTAGGAAACTATAAGCCATTGGAAGATGGCAATTTTTTGGTTTCGGTTTATAGCAATGCTTTCTCAAATAGCGAAAAAATTGAAGCAGAATTTAATGAGGAAGCGAGCAAGGCATGTGGCGGCGGCGAGTTCCATTACGTTGAAAGAAAGCGCGCTCAAATAAAAAATACAACCACTTACGGTTCTGCGTACAACACTTCTAGTAATGTTTTACAAAATGCACGTGTGGTCGCCTGTCGGCCAAACCCTCAGGCCGAGTAGCGCGTGAGGCTACGCATAATCGGGGCAAGATCAGATGCTATGTATAAGTACATTCTTGGGATGGTGAGTGGAATGGTTCTCGTTGCCTGGGGACTTTCGGTTAAGAGTTAATAGATACCTTTTGATGTTACGTTGTTTCTCTCTGTTACTTTTCTTGGAGTCCCAGCCGTCAATACTCTCCTTGCGCTTTAGGTAAAAACCTTACAAAAGTAGCAGCGTTTAGGTTGCAACGGTGCGTGACCGAAATTAACCAGGCCATACTGCGGGCGGCCATTCGCGCTGAATACGTTACGGACGACGCTGCTCGCGGGCATTAAATAACTCCCTACATAGAGGTGGGCATGAAGCTTGAGGAAGTGAGTAACTGGATGATCCCCATCCCAAAAGGCAGCATCGGGTTGCGGGATGATCGGAAGAAAGAAAAGTGGTCAGTTGAAATTCATAAATTCTTACTTAGCAAATTTCCAATCACGCAAGAATTATACTCTTCTGTAATGGCTGACAACCCTTCAGCTTTTATTGGGAGTCATAACCCCGTCGAAATGGTATCCTGGTATGATGCGGTTCAGTTTTGTAACACACTATCAAGGGTCAGTGGTCTTTATGAATGCTACTTGATTGATCTGGACTCAGAAGCTGTAGATCTTATTGATTCGGCGAATGGGTATCGATTGCCAACCGATGCCGAATGGGAGTATGCGTGCCGAGCGAATACCAAGGCAGTTCAGTATGGTCCTATTAACGAAATTGCCTGGTATGAAAAAAACTCGGAAGCCACCACGCATGAAGTCGGGCTAAAGGCCGAAAATGACTTTGGGCTATTCGACATGCTCGGCAATGTGTGGGAATGGTGCTGGGATGTTTATGATCCCAAAGTTTATGGCCCCTACCGGGTTTTCCGGGGTGGAGGCTGGTGCGATTCGGAGGGAGGCTGCTTGGCTTCCAATCGGAGGCGCAGCCATCCAACCTATAAGATCGACGATTTGGGATTTCGAATTGCAAGATCAGTGCGATCTGATTAGCACCACTTAACAATCCCATCTAGTATGCTCAATTCGTTCATCCAACGCTCGCACCTTGCGTGGCTTAGGTGAGCCGCTACGTGTCAGTGAGAATCAAGCATGGAAGTAAAAGTAGTTTCTGAAAGTGACGCCACTCGGCTGTCAAAATTTTACAAGGAGAACGAGGAGCATTTACGCGCTTGGGAACCTCTTAGAGAAAGGGGGTATCACTCTTTGGAGGCCTGGGAGCAGCGCTTACAAGAGTGGCATGTCATGAGAAAAAATGGTAACTCGGTGCATTTTATAGCAACCTTGCCAGATAATAATGAAGTTGTTGCTATTTGCTCACTCACAAATATTGTTCGCGGTCCATTTTTAGCATGCAATATGGGGTACGCAGTTTCATATAAATATGAAGGTAGAGGCTTCATGAAAGACCTCTGCCAAAAAGTCATAGAACACGCATTTAATGAGCTATCGCTAAATCGCATTATGGCAAACTACATGCCGAGTAATCACAGATCAGCCACGTTGCTAAAGAGCCTTGGATTTTGTGAAGAGGGAGAGGCCAAGCGGTATCTAAAAATTAACGGCGTCTGGGAAGACCATATTCTTACGTCACTTCTCAACCCCAGAAACACGTAACAAGATCCTCCAGCCGATATCTCACTTAATATACCTCTCCCTTCTACGCGGTCGCTCCGTTCCCATCGTCACATATTAAACGCGCAACTCCGACCGCAGCTGATTGCGGCGTGTATTTCTACGGAGATTAAATGAGCACGAAGAAAATAGCAGTCATCCTGGGAATTTTTCTGCCAGCCATCGCTTACGTAGTAGCTACTTTTTGGTATGCTCATGGAGGTATGATGGGCAACATTGTGCGGGATTGCTGGATGCCGTTTGGGAATGCAGTAGATTTGAGTACTACCTAGACTGGCTGTTCAATCCGTTTTCTATGCTTTCCCTGTTTTTTATTACCTGCTATCAGCCTTAGCTAATCCAATAGTGTGGTGGCACTACAAAAGTACATCTAGGCAATGAATTTCGCGCATAAATGGGCCCAGCTGCCGGTTATTGAAACCTCAGGCATCCAAGTTACCCTGTGCTTGGCCAGTAAAAAATCAACGACTGAGGTAAAAGGTTAATAAACACAATTATACTTCTGGGAAAAACTACCGATGAAAATTTCTTACCCTTTCAATGTTACCAATCAACGCACCGGGCAAGTAATAGAACATACTATTGCTTTTAATAATAGGAACAGCTCCTCTTTCCAAGGAGAGATCACCGAATGCACCAAACTTGGTGTTCCGCGAGCGAAATTAGGAGATCCCAACTTTAAAGAGGTGGTGGACTATTGGGCTCGCGCCGGTGGAGTGAAATGGGTATATACCGTTTTCAAGGAGCTATATGTGATTCCAGCAATGTTTCATGGTGGGTACGAGCCTCCGCATTCCTATGCGGCAGCAAACGCTCCTGTTTTTTGCGCTGGATTTGCTGATTTTGACCCAGAAGTACCGAATCAGCTCAATGTCAATCACTGGTCTGGGCACTACCAGCCGTCCCCAAATAGTTTGAACTACTATCTCGCTGTTGCTTGGCAGGACTGCGGGTATACCATAATGCAGGTTGGGAGGTGATATTAGCCATACAAGCACAGCGACAGCTTTTCCGTTACGGATTTTTCACCAAATATAAACCGCCCGTCCTGGAAGCGTTACAAGGATTTCAAGTGATTGAGCAAGTATCAGAAGAAAGTTTGAAAGAAGTTTTGCCGCTTATTCGGGCGTACCAAGAGTTCTACGGAGTTCAGAATGTATGCGACAAAAAAAATTTCGAGTTCTTTTCAAGATTCTCAGGGGCTTCAGAACTTGGCCGTCAGTTTCTATTTCGGGAACATGAAAAAGTGGTCGGATTTGCGACCGTATACTTCACGTTCAACTCAACAATTACGTCAAAGATCGCTGTATTGAATGATCTTTACACTTTGCCGCATAGCCGGGGGAATGGCATCGGGAGAAAACTCATAGAGCATTGTCGGGAGTTTGCAAAAAATAATGGTGCAGCAAGGCTGCAGTGGGTCACAGCCCAAGACAATGAATCAGCTCAAAAGCTCTATGATTCAATGGCCGCAGGCAAGAGTACGTGGCATTTCTATACGTACAACACGTGAAGAGCGCATGCAAGGGACTTCGGGCCTCTGCGGGACGCCCAACACTACGCACCTTTGTACTGGGCGCTTCATTCTATTACGGCGGAGAATAAGTAAGTCCAAGTACACCATACGACCGCAGCCGTATGACTAAGATTTTCGGGCTCCGCGGGTCGTTTATGGGTACAAATTAGAACGGAGGAACAGATGAAATCGATTAAGACCTCGCTCATGTTTGTCGGGGAACAGGCAGGAAAAGCCGAGGAGGCGATCAGGTTCTATACCTCGCTATTCCCTGGTTCAGAGATTATTGATATTCAACGCTACGAAGCTGACGAGCATGAACCAGAAGGTTCTGCCAAGATGGCTAGGTTTACGATAAACGGCGCTGAATTCATGGCGCTAGATAGCCATCTTGACCACCAGTTTACCTTTACGCCGTCCATGTCACTGTACGTTGA
The Microbulbifer celer DNA segment above includes these coding regions:
- a CDS encoding DUF4145 domain-containing protein, whose protein sequence is MQKYFPPTHLKQEFHCIHCGVFAAQHWRHFTYCVHDHSPIQVRNDLSFCICAHCNEWSYWHEEKMIVPAESPVPPAHQDMPKECIEEYTEAREIVARSPRAASALLRLAVQKLLPVLGESGKNINNDIGALVKKGLPVQVQQALDYCRVVGNNAVHPGEINLNDTPDIAHNLFNMINFIVEDRISRPKHVQSLYEKLPEGARSAIERRDEESA
- a CDS encoding ATP-binding protein codes for the protein MKIIYVPIRFERDSLSDFFHELDAYRDHEQVCIDFTHLKFSYPTAMLVAGAKIREWAKYRHEQGYKSKKNGIDSSRRVISYLMHLGFFDFIYMGEGNCVGEAGGSSNYLPITRVTRPDFNPFDNSVSDWYEGMQYEANRLAKVLCNGNVESIETYAYAIREIIRNVFEHSRAAECYVCGQRWWGGKVEIAIIDEGVGICSTLKESYDVKTDSEALQLAIKPGVSRTSANAGGNVFDNSGFGLYVLSEIGDRFGWFAIGSGSSRLIGNNGERVLEDFVFPGTFIGIQVFSRIRNFPGALSEIIREGEEIAGINGISNKASGASKIIKF
- a CDS encoding DUF5713 family protein, giving the protein MSITNESVKNYDFLTGMYQDDYFPDFLVDKVKAILVGLCEKIEAQAPVSSEELFKLTHAATESINELEEEFEENDSELETGAREVMAENFDFIVKAYGFDQVDIEDVIAPREW
- a CDS encoding IS3 family transposase (programmed frameshift), translating into MPKCNNPKKTWKYSNEFKVKAVLLSLIDGVRVKEVAATLDIHPFMLSRWRKEYRDGKIVADKRKKLTGVVSKHEKELSKVKRLEAENRKLKQEVDLPKKVATVSCGGTSARYRFIQRFGQELGIRKTCEWLGVSRSGYYDWVKRPPSGRKCEDEDLKTQIQQIFDESAGRYGSPRIWKALQNQGYEVSRKRVARLMQEMGLIGRVTRVTRRAPGVKRFLASGDNLRSDGAVPSSMNQVWVADVTYLKVKGQWHYLSAIMDLHSRRVVGWSLDTKRTTELTRRTLANAVRKRGAPPGLMLHTDRGVEYRGSEYQKDLKRYGIQHSLSRPGKCTDNAHMESFFHSLKAELIRGTIFHKASDLKYALARYINDFYNRKRLHSALDYQSPMEYERIAA
- a CDS encoding formylglycine-generating enzyme family protein produces the protein MKLEEVSNWMIPIPKGSIGLRDDRKKEKWSVEIHKFLLSKFPITQELYSSVMADNPSAFIGSHNPVEMVSWYDAVQFCNTLSRVSGLYECYLIDLDSEAVDLIDSANGYRLPTDAEWEYACRANTKAVQYGPINEIAWYEKNSEATTHEVGLKAENDFGLFDMLGNVWEWCWDVYDPKVYGPYRVFRGGGWCDSEGGCLASNRRRSHPTYKIDDLGFRIARSVRSD
- a CDS encoding GNAT family N-acetyltransferase; the protein is MEVKVVSESDATRLSKFYKENEEHLRAWEPLRERGYHSLEAWEQRLQEWHVMRKNGNSVHFIATLPDNNEVVAICSLTNIVRGPFLACNMGYAVSYKYEGRGFMKDLCQKVIEHAFNELSLNRIMANYMPSNHRSATLLKSLGFCEEGEAKRYLKINGVWEDHILTSLLNPRNT
- a CDS encoding GNAT family N-acetyltransferase, with product MIEQVSEESLKEVLPLIRAYQEFYGVQNVCDKKNFEFFSRFSGASELGRQFLFREHEKVVGFATVYFTFNSTITSKIAVLNDLYTLPHSRGNGIGRKLIEHCREFAKNNGAARLQWVTAQDNESAQKLYDSMAAGKSTWHFYTYNT
- a CDS encoding VOC family protein, which encodes MKSIKTSLMFVGEQAGKAEEAIRFYTSLFPGSEIIDIQRYEADEHEPEGSAKMARFTINGAEFMALDSHLDHQFTFTPSMSLYVECESMREIEKAYQALAEGGSELMPLNNYGFSQRFGWLNDRFGVSWQLNLSN